The sequence below is a genomic window from Xiphophorus maculatus strain JP 163 A chromosome 18, X_maculatus-5.0-male, whole genome shotgun sequence.
ACTGCtttctaattttattcttttctctaTTGTGgatattattctgttttttaataaagtgtatttatagTTGAATATGTAAATTTGGATGCTTATTTTCGGATATTCAGATTTTGaacttattttgattttcagCTCAGGGTTGTTttttagaattttcttttttctacctttactttttaaattatgttaagaCTCTAATTATTAGAGAAATATCTCTGCATTCACCCCAACTTAGTTTAGCATTTATattaatgcttttattctgaaatcaaGCCTGTCTTGTTTCTGCTCTAACTGCATGTGCCTTTGGCTGATTTGACACTGCCGAATACCCCCACCACTACCACCACCTCCACCCCACACAGTCGCTCGATTGAGGGCACAGCCAAGCCGTTGATCTCCAAACATGGATACGTCCTGAAGATTAACTTCAAATCTGGCAACATTCGACCTCAACAACATCTTTGCTTTGGTACACCGAGGAATGATTAAATCTTTGCTTCAGTCCTGATGGAAATGCAAATTTAATCCACAAACTGCATGGAGATGCTCCCGATAAGATTAACTATCTCAGACTGCTTATATGACACCGTATTTAAGTTAAATGCAATATGTTAGTGTTACTTTATTTCAATCTGctttattctttaaaacagTGGTTTGAGAAAGAATTTTGTTAGACCCATTGGTCCTGATACATATTTTAGCCCTTGAAGCATTAGGGCTAAAATGAATGTGCCTCATAtataattaactgaaaacataaatatatgaggtatatatatttaatttaacctgtgggtaattaaataaatgttagataaaatcataattttctaACGTAagcaaaaatccaaatttagaagaaaaacaattttatcaCATACTTGTGTAATGTATAAACTTGTTTCGTATTTCTAAATTATTCCTCTTATGTGTAGTTTCtatcaaaaaataatcatggAACACAGTGGATGGAGAGAAGTCTTCCTCTAACACCCATTTCATAACATTTAGAGATATAAAACCATGTGTCCGGACTCACATTGCTTTCTTTTGGTGTCATCTTGTGGTTTAAGTGTGGAAGTACAGGGGTGGTTTCTAGATGcataattattgtatttttgcatACTTTTGTATTTCTATTAGAAGAGTTATAGTAACTTACTTTTGACAGTATGATTATATAGTATAGTATGACAGTATAATTTTAAAGtacaatatatacagtatatatcttTTGTAGGCTGTCCCTCTTCGgggtaacaaaaaaataaataaaccaagttAATCATGTTAATCTGCtttattatgcaaaatatacatatttactaTCAGGTTtatttaactcagaaatttcttttaataaaaatccatccattttctatcaCTGATTAGGAAGGGTGGTACTGATCTCCAGTTGTCAACAGGTAGGATGCACCTTAAACAAGTTGCCCGAGACAAAAGCACATGAGACAAACGACCATTAATACACTCATAACTATGGACAATATATTATCTCTGAATAACCTGCCATCTAAATTTGGTATTTAATAAATTACCACACAACCCAGAGAAGTGTGATGACTGAGTTACATCAGTTCAGGCAAGCTATTGTGAGAAGCTTTTTGAAGgatactgtaaatatttaagcCAAGCCATGCATATTAAAAGGCAATTCCAGCAACTACTAAGGAATTGTGCATAATCTtctgaatctaaaaaaaaagacaaaaaaagcgGATGTCGACTGGATCACCAACGCTTCTCTGTTTGTCATTTCTGGAGCAACATTGTGCAGTGATATAGGATGTTGTACATCTAAAATTTTGCTGTTGTGAGAATTCCTAGTTGACTTGAGGGTTGAGACGGGGTGATAGCTTGTCATAGTTGGTTTGTTGTCTGAGGGGAAACATTTGCAGGTAAAAAGCAAGGCTAAGGCAAAGAGGAAAGTTCCAGCAACCCAACCGATGTAGGGGGCTCCtcccatttctcttttttgggTATCTGTCAGTGGTGGATTGTACAAATCCCTTAAGATGACATGACCAGTCCATGACACAGGTATAAAAATGCAGATGCAGGCCATGAACTGTATTCCTCCAGCAACCATTAGGATCGTATTTTTAACCCATTTGATATTCTGAAACCAAGGAATGCATTTCATTCCTGCTAGAGCGAACAATAGCCCTAACCCTGGCAAGGCTACTGAACAGCACATTAGGCCTCTTCCAGCTTGCAGATCAGGAGACAAATGCAACAAGGAGTCGTACACCTTACACTGCATCCTGACGTTTGCCTGACTGTAGCAGTTCATCCACAATCCCCAGCGTCTCTCcatgtcagttttgttttctccacTGGAAACTGTGACCTTCCACATTGGCGAGCCAGTCGTAGCAGACGCACCAATCAGTCCAATCAGGCCGGTGCAGATTGCAGTGATCTCAGAAAAACCTTGAGTCATTGTTTAGTATTAAA
It includes:
- the LOC102228521 gene encoding claudin-8-like produces the protein MTQGFSEITAICTGLIGLIGASATTGSPMWKVTVSSGENKTDMERRWGLWMNCYSQANVRMQCKVYDSLLHLSPDLQAGRGLMCCSVALPGLGLLFALAGMKCIPWFQNIKWVKNTILMVAGGIQFMACICIFIPVSWTGHVILRDLYNPPLTDTQKREMGGAPYIGWVAGTFLFALALLFTCKCFPSDNKPTMTSYHPVSTLKTYPCLEINGLAVPSIERLCGVEVVVVVGVFGSVKSAKGTCS